Within the Candidatus Binatia bacterium genome, the region TCGTCGGTTACTTCAAGAAGCAGGACGGCTCGATCGAAAGCTTCCTTCTAAAGGGAGGCATCTTTACGGAGTTCACATATGCGGGCTCCGATAACCAGACCGAAGCGACGAGCATCAACTGGCAGGACGAGATCGCCGGCTACTACGTCGACGCTGGGGGCAGCACGCACGGCTTCGTTTTGGACGGCCTGCTCAACAAACCGGTGTGGACCGCTCCGATCGACGATCCGAAGGCACCGAAAAAGACGGTCGTCGAGGGGATTCAGAATCACCACTACATCGTGGGCTACTACGTGGACGCAGCCGGCGACACGAACGGCTTCCTGGCGGAACCCGCGAAATAACCGGCGAGGGAAGCCCTAGAGGACGAACGTCTCCCAATCGTAGGGCGTAAAGCCGCGGGCGACGTCTTCCCATCCGGTCCGGAACGTCTCGCCGATCCCCGCCGCGTCGCCGAATCCGACGACGCCGACCGGTAAGGTTTTTGCCGGCCGGATATATCGCAACGCCGTCTCCGGGACGCTCGCGACGTAGCGCGCGAGCATCTCGTGCCCGTTCGTCACGGTCGCCAGCTGCGCTGCGCTGAGACGCTGCAGCGCGCGTTTCCCGACCGATTGAAAGTAGGTCGTGCGCATCTCCGTCTCGAGCAGCTTGCGCTGCATCGTCCCGAACGCGGAGTAGACGACGGCGACGGCGTCGTCCACGTCGTTCTCCGGCTCGAAGGGCGGGTCGAGCAGAACGACGTCGGCGGAACGCGCGAGCGCGTGCGCGATCCCCACCGGCGAGTTGCTCGCGACGCCTCCGTCGCAGTAGGCGTTCTCCGTGCCGTCCGGGCCGGGCATCTTCACCGGATCGAATGCGATCGGTATTGCCGCCGAAGCGAAGAGGGCGCGATGCAGGATGTCGGGCGTTGCCCTGCGCACGACGGTCTGCGGTCCGAGCAATATTTGCAGCGAGTGGGTGAAGCGATCGCCGAACGCGGCGCTTCGCTCTTCGGGGTCGAGGAAGAAGTACTCGGGTTGCTGCGTCGTCAGGTTCGTCACCGCCCAGACGAGCGGCATCGCCAGCGGCACCGAGGGATCGACGTGGCGAACGATCCAATCGTAGACCGGCTCGCTCTGGAGGATCGCGCTTTGGTTCTTCGTTAGGCCGAAGAGGTGAACGGCCGCGGCCGCGCGGTCGATCAGGCCGCTCTCCGGGTCGCGCAACGCGGCGTACTGCGGCTTGGGCCGGATGATATTCTCGCCTGCGATGCCGTACCACAGCTCGCGCAGCTTGACGTATTGGCCGGTCGCGACGAACCAGCCGTTGAGGGCGCCGATCGACGTCCCGCAGACCAGGTCGTACTGCGAGAGCCGCGTACCGTCGGCGAGACCGGCCATCGCCGCCAGCGCGCCCACGAGCCCCGCCTCGTACGCGCCGCGGGCGCCGCCGCCGCTGAAGACGAGCGCCGCGCCCAACGATTCGTCCCGTGCGCTCGCGGTAGCGCGCAGCGCCGCGGGCGTAATGCCCGCGGCGGCGAGGCTGACGAGGAAGTTCCGCCGTTCGATCATTGCCACGCCGACTCTAGTGCGCGCCGATCGAACGGAATTACTCTATTGGGTATCCGGCCACCGCGGATCGAGCGGCTGATGCAGGAAATACTCCTTGTCGTAGGGCGAGTTGATCTCTTTGAACTTCCGCGGGGGCTTCTTAAAGTTGAAGACGTCGACCGGAGAGGTCGCCCGCGCGTCGCTTGCCGCCAGGCGCGGCAATCCCCAGATGTCTTCGACGAACCGCAGGATGCTGCCGTGCTCGTAGTGCGTGTGCGAGACCTTGCCCTTCTTCACGTACGGCGAGATGATCAGCATCGGAATGCGCAAGCCGAGCCCGTCGTAATCGAGCATCTGCGGCGCCTCCGGATCGTACCAGCCGCCGTAATCGTCCCAGAAGACGAAGATCGCCGTCGAGTTCCAGTACTGCGACTCGCCGATCGCGTTGACGAGCGAGGTGACCCACGAGGGCCCGGTGTTGGAGCCGCAGCCGGCATGATCGGAGTTCTCGCACGTCGGCGTAATCCAGCTCACCGAGCGCAGCTTGCCGTTTGAGACGTCGTTGAAGAAGTTCGTCTGTGGCGAGATGACGTCGGCCTTCCAGTCGGGGCCGTTATAGATATGATTGATCGCCTGATAGGCGCTCCAGATGTTGCCGTCGCCGTTGATCGACGCGGTGTAGAAGCCCCACGAGACGCCGGCCGCGTCGAGTTCGTCGCCGAGCGTCTCCGGATCCCAGCAGACGACTTCGTAGCCCGTGTCGACTTGACGCTGCTGGTTGACCTCGCCGATCTCGTCGCCCGGCCCGCCGGGGCAGCCCCAGGCGCCGAACGGGTAGTTGACCGCGGATTCGGCCTGTCCCGAGATGATGTACTGGTGCGAAATAAAGCTGCTCGCGTCAAAATTCGATGCATACATCTGGTCGGCGAGAACGTACTGCTTGCCCATGTCGAAGTACGGCTTCGTCTCGCTATGCGGAACGTAACTGTACGGCGGGTTGGCATTGGGACACTTCGGCTGACCGGCGTGGCCGCAGCCGGCATACTCCCTGTTGAAGCCGTTCATCTGGCAGTCGGTGCCCGGGAAACTGCCCGTACCGTTGCACGCCTCAAAGAACGAGGACGAGCTATGGTCGAGATCCCAGGTCGTCTCCAAGCCGACCGGCTGCAGCGTGATCGGCTGATTCGAGGAGTTGAGGCCGAACGTGACGGTCTTGGCGCCCTTAAAACCATAGAACAGATTGTTAAAAGAACGATTCTCTTGAACGATGATGACGACGTGTTGGATCGGACCGCTAGCGCTGTGATGGCGGACGTGCAGCAGCGGCGCGTGCACCGGCTGCCGGGTTACGGCAAACGGAGCGATCGACGGCGTGCCGGTCACGCCATTACCGTTGCAAGCTGAGAATGCGAGCGCGGTAACCGCAAGCAACGGCAACCGGCTCGTAAGCGGGGTACAACGCATGTGGCGTTTCTCCTTAGACTAGCAGGGTAGACCTAACTTACTTTTACGCCGTTCCGAACTGCGAATCCCCGAAGCAAACGATGACGTGCATCATCTTTCGAAGATCATTCTGACCCGAGTTCCCTTTGCGGTGTCGATTGTGAGCCGCCCGGCAATCGCTCGGATGATTTGCAAACCAAGGCCCCTTCCGGGAACGGGGCCGCGTTCGATGAACGAGCCGTGGTCGGAGACCTCGACGCAGAGCCTGCCGGTGCGCCACAATCGGGCGCGAAGCGCGAGCCGAGGCCGCTCGCATCCGCGCTCGTAGGCGTGCTCGACCGCGTTTGCCAACGCTTCGCCGGCGGCGATCGTCACATCGGCGAGCAGGTCGCGATCGAGTTCGAGGCCCTGCAAAAACGCCGTCAGCGTGTGACGGACGCGCGCAACGTATTCGGATTGCGCCGGGCACGAGAGTCGCAGTTCGAAGCTCACGTTCGAGATCGTTCCCAGATCGGCGCGAAGTTATGCTCCGTGACCGAGGTGCCATCCATGCCGCTCGCAGCGATATGGGTGCAGGCCCTTCGAGGTTTTGGGCATCGCGCGCTCCGCGGCCCGCTTCGTCGCGAACGCCGCCTTCGGCGCGCCGTTCTCTTTAAAGCAGGTGCGCGGGCCGCCGGATTTTCGCTCCTTCACTCCTCGCCGTCGAAGTAGTCGAGCGCGTCGGAGCGCAGCATCCGGCGTTCGGGCAACTGGACGCCCCACTTTCCGCTATCGGGATAGTAGAACGACTCGCCGATTGGATTGTCGGCGACGACGTAGATCACGAGATCTTCGCCGCCGTCGTTGAAGAACTGGTGCGCTTCGCCCGGCTTGAAGATGCAGGCATCTCCGGCCGCGATCGGCGTGGTTCCCGCGTGGTGGCGCGCGGTGCCGCTCCCCGAGATCACGTGGTAGAACTCCCATTGCGCGCTGTGCGAGTGGTAGGGGTAGGGGGCTTTGCCCGGCGGAATCCGGAGAATCTCCACGTCGAACGGATGGCGCTCGAGTAGATCGGTCGAGTGGCGGTTGCGGCCGAGCGCCTCGGAGATCTGAACGCCCGAACCGGCAAACGTGCCCTTCGGCGAAGACCACGAGTTTGTCTCGAGCTCGTTCGTGTTGACTTTCTTCATGGGCTCCCTCATTGGAAACTATGGATGGCGAGTCTGCGGGTGATTCCTTCGTCGTCGAAGCTCCAGATTTTCTGCGCGAGCACGTCTATGCAGCCCGCCTCCTTCTGCAGCGTTCCTTCGACGATGAGCGTCGGCGAGGAGCGAATCGGGCGGCGAAAGGCTTCGTAGACCTTCGGGCGGACGATGACGTTGACCAGCCCGGTCTCGTCTTCGAGCGTGAGAAAGACGAAGCCCTTGGCGGTGCCCGGACGCTGGCGCGTGACGACGAGACCTCCGACGCGGCACGCGCT harbors:
- a CDS encoding patatin-like phospholipase family protein; its protein translation is MIERRNFLVSLAAAGITPAALRATASARDESLGAALVFSGGGARGAYEAGLVGALAAMAGLADGTRLSQYDLVCGTSIGALNGWFVATGQYVKLRELWYGIAGENIIRPKPQYAALRDPESGLIDRAAAAVHLFGLTKNQSAILQSEPVYDWIVRHVDPSVPLAMPLVWAVTNLTTQQPEYFFLDPEERSAAFGDRFTHSLQILLGPQTVVRRATPDILHRALFASAAIPIAFDPVKMPGPDGTENAYCDGGVASNSPVGIAHALARSADVVLLDPPFEPENDVDDAVAVVYSAFGTMQRKLLETEMRTTYFQSVGKRALQRLSAAQLATVTNGHEMLARYVASVPETALRYIRPAKTLPVGVVGFGDAAGIGETFRTGWEDVARGFTPYDWETFVL
- a CDS encoding alkaline phosphatase family protein; translated protein: MRCTPLTSRLPLLAVTALAFSACNGNGVTGTPSIAPFAVTRQPVHAPLLHVRHHSASGPIQHVVIIVQENRSFNNLFYGFKGAKTVTFGLNSSNQPITLQPVGLETTWDLDHSSSSFFEACNGTGSFPGTDCQMNGFNREYAGCGHAGQPKCPNANPPYSYVPHSETKPYFDMGKQYVLADQMYASNFDASSFISHQYIISGQAESAVNYPFGAWGCPGGPGDEIGEVNQQRQVDTGYEVVCWDPETLGDELDAAGVSWGFYTASINGDGNIWSAYQAINHIYNGPDWKADVISPQTNFFNDVSNGKLRSVSWITPTCENSDHAGCGSNTGPSWVTSLVNAIGESQYWNSTAIFVFWDDYGGWYDPEAPQMLDYDGLGLRIPMLIISPYVKKGKVSHTHYEHGSILRFVEDIWGLPRLAASDARATSPVDVFNFKKPPRKFKEINSPYDKEYFLHQPLDPRWPDTQ
- a CDS encoding ATP-binding protein — translated: MSFELRLSCPAQSEYVARVRHTLTAFLQGLELDRDLLADVTIAAGEALANAVEHAYERGCERPRLALRARLWRTGRLCVEVSDHGSFIERGPVPGRGLGLQIIRAIAGRLTIDTAKGTRVRMIFER
- a CDS encoding cupin domain-containing protein, whose protein sequence is MKKVNTNELETNSWSSPKGTFAGSGVQISEALGRNRHSTDLLERHPFDVEILRIPPGKAPYPYHSHSAQWEFYHVISGSGTARHHAGTTPIAAGDACIFKPGEAHQFFNDGGEDLVIYVVADNPIGESFYYPDSGKWGVQLPERRMLRSDALDYFDGEE